The Abyssisolibacter fermentans genome segment ATATATTTATATTATTGTTTTTAAACTCTTCCTGTATTTCCTTTAGAGAACCAACATTCCTTGTTGCTTTAACCTTCTTTTCCTTTTCATCATAGAGGAAGCATGGAAAAGTAGTTAACCCTACTAATTCAACATGATCTAGACTCTTAAGTTCTTCAACAATCTTCTTTATGTCGTCCTTATAGAAACCACCAGCTTGCCCTGGATATATGACATGATTACTATTAAGAACTCTAATCATTATTTTTTGCTTTATATTTAATTCTTTGGCTGCTGCATTTACTTCTCTAAGCTTTTCTATAGAATATACTGTAATAAAGTCTACACCATAGCTTACTATCTTTTTAACAAGTCTTGAAGGAATTTGAACTAGATGTCCTACGTTACAAATAGGAATGTTATTTTTCATCATAACTTGTGCTTCTTCAAAATCTACTACTACTGCACCTTTATATCCAAGTTCCATAAGCTTCTTTGCCACATATGGATTTCTTCCAATTTGTTTGGTCATAAAAAATAGATCTATTCCTAATTTATCTGCCTTTTCTTTTATAGCTCTTGCATTTTTCAAGATATTATCAAGATCTAATAAATAAGTGTTTGGTTCTATCTTTCCCTCTGTATGAAAACTAAAAGCTGTTTCAATTAATTCTCTATTTCTTGTTATTGTGCTTTCTAAAAACACACAATCACTTCCTTTGCTATTTATTTATCAATTATCAAAATACATAATTTTGTATATTGGATTTTATAATAATAAATTGCATAAATGGATAACAATAAATATTTTCTCTTCTTTTGTAAATTCTACTTTGCAAATATCTTCTATTTCACTTGCAAGTTCATCTGCCTTTAAGTAGTTACTATCTCCAATCACTTGCGATTCAATAGATTCATCTACTTCTACAATAGGTTCGTTGTCGTTTACTCTAACTAAAGCCATAGCTAAATGGGTTAAAAACATCTCACCCTTCTCCTTTGATATAGCTCTTGTAAATTTATCATCAATAAATACTAATACTTCATTTAGTTTATTAAATATATCTTCTGTTATAACCTTATTATCCAACAATGCTTTCAATCTTTTTTTCATGTTTATTCGGCCTCCATTATACATTATTCTGTATATTGACTTGTAATACTAGTTTCTAATAGTTAGGAACTAGTTTATTTGACAATACTTTTTTCTGAATATCTAAAACATTTTCAATATCGATTAACCTTTTAACCAAGTTGATAATTGTTTCATTAGCTTTATTGGCTATAATTACGGCTTCTGTATCTAAAGTATTCGTTTTTAGTTCCTTTAGCGGTATTCTTTTAAGTTCTTTACCTTCATATATAGTTTCATCTTCACTCCATATAGTTGCATCTATTTCGTTATTTAATAGATGCTCTATAAGATAGTTATATTGCACCTTTATAAACTGTACATTCTTATCATTAAAATATTCATTTGTTAAAGATACTTGATCATAGGATGATTCATCTACTCCTACTCTCATGCCTGAAAAATATCCCTTATAATTTTTTC includes the following:
- a CDS encoding YhfX family PLP-dependent enzyme, giving the protein MFLESTITRNRELIETAFSFHTEGKIEPNTYLLDLDNILKNARAIKEKADKLGIDLFFMTKQIGRNPYVAKKLMELGYKGAVVVDFEEAQVMMKNNIPICNVGHLVQIPSRLVKKIVSYGVDFITVYSIEKLREVNAAAKELNIKQKIMIRVLNSNHVIYPGQAGGFYKDDIKKIVEELKSLDHVELVGLTTFPCFLYDEKEKKVKATRNVGSLKEIQEEFKNNNINISELNMPSVTCIQTLDLINELGGTQGEPGHALTGTTPDVNGVEIPSMVYVSEISHNFQGQAYCFGGGYYRRGHLEDALVGKTMDSSKKVKAIAPTPESIDYHIAISEECQVGDTVIMVFRTQIFVTRSKVAIVEGLSQGKPIISSIYNSLGELIKEY
- a CDS encoding PRD domain-containing protein; translated protein: MKKRLKALLDNKVITEDIFNKLNEVLVFIDDKFTRAISKEKGEMFLTHLAMALVRVNDNEPIVEVDESIESQVIGDSNYLKADELASEIEDICKVEFTKEEKIFIVIHLCNLLL